The Montipora capricornis isolate CH-2021 chromosome 3, ASM3666992v2, whole genome shotgun sequence genome window below encodes:
- the LOC138042936 gene encoding mucin-5AC-like, with the protein MCLAFFAFDLLLCFSSFVHLRLPRSRFLTSHDEFPTYLLVNNFSHCLEHVSSNNSTMDNAKLSVSEIINKVKQLNKHDQLTLLKRITDELLAADDEVIDPPEDEVSQSTPTVNNTNTGLLNYFTTRTTDSLEFNSAFPTTNEQTTSEVREVFTNSATTTPHHSPFSVTSTTNVRTNSSTSEETVIKTSPWTPETKLNATSTKRVLPTKATAQLQKGQNTTSQNEISKEKQLLKITQVQPQ; encoded by the exons ATGTGTTTAGCATTTTTTGCGTTCGATTTACTTCTTTGTTTCTCAAGTTTCGTTCATTTGAGGTTGCCTCGGTCACGGTTTTTGACTTCCCATGATGAATTTCCAACTTATCTTCTTGTCAATAATTTTTCCCATTGTCTTGAGCACGTTTCATCGAATAACTCGACGATGGACAACGCAAAATTATCAG tttcagaaataataaacaaagtgaAGCAGCTCAATAAACATGACCAATTGACCCTCTTAAAGCGCAT CACTGATGAATTACTCGCCGCAGACGATGAAGTGATAGACCCACCGGAAGATGAGGTCTCACAGTCAACACCCACTGTGAATAATACAAACACGGGGCTTTTAAACTATTTTACAACAAGAACGACTGATAGCCTAGAATTCAATTCAGCGTTCCCAACCACAAATGAGCAAACAACTTCCGAAGTACGGGAAGTATTTACGAATTCTGCAACAACAACTCCACATCACTCCCCCTTCTCTGTAACAAGTACGACAAAtgtgaggacaaactcttccaCCTCAGAAGAAACTGTAATCAAAACTTCTCCATGGACACCTGAGACAAAGTTAAATGCAACATCAACTAAAAGAGTCTTACCAACGAAGGCAACAGCCCAATTGCAAAAGGGACAAAATACAACATCGCAAAATgaaataagcaaagaaaaacaacttCTAAAG